The Solirubrobacter pauli sequence CCGGGAACTCACCGCCTGAGAGCGTCGAGGTCGGGGCGACCTGCACCGACTGCGCGGTGTTGGCGGACGTGTACCAGGACACGACGCGCTGGTTGGCCTGGGCGCCGACGCCGAGCACGATGCTCGAGGTCGTGGCCGGAGCCTGGGCGCCGGCCATCGTGATCGAACCGATGCCCAGTGCTGCGGTGGCGGTGATGGCTGCGAGTCCGGCAGCCATCGCCCGCGGTTTGAAGCTGTGTGTCACCGACGTTCTCCTTCGTCAGTTTGAGTGCGACATAGACCGCGTCGCAGCTTTCACCAGCGAAGCGTCGGTGGGTGTGAACAACCCGGTTCCTGTCAATGAGTTGAATATGAGTGAGTCGTTCACACGCCGGCAACACGTTGCACGAACCACAGCAGACCCATCGCGCACACACCCGTGGCGATCGCCCCGGTGGCCGACAGCCCCGCCAACGGCACCCGTCGGCGCAACAGCAGCAGCGCCGGGAACACGGCCAGGATGATCGCGATCTGCACGCTCTCGATGCCGAGGTTGAACACCAGCAGCGAGGACAGCAGGGACCACGAGAACGCGCGGTCCAGACCCAGCGCCGACGCGAACCCGAGGCCGTGCACCAGCCCGAAGACGAACACCAGCGCCAGCCGCTGCCAGTCCAGGCCTTCCGCGCCGTCGTCCGGGCGCCAGAGCCGGTAGAGCGTCATCCCGGCGACGACCGAGATCGACAGCGCGATCACCGGCTCGATCACCGACGCGGGCGCGCTGACGACGCCGAGCGCAGCGAGGATGAACGTCACCGAGTGCGCGACCGTGAACGTCGTGGCGACGGCGATGATGTCGCGCAGCCGGCGCGAGCCGGCGATCAGCGCGAGCAGGAACAGGATGTGGTCGATGCCCGTGTAGAGGTGCTCGGCACCGAGCCGGAAGAACGCCCAGTACTGCTCCAGACGGCTCTGCTCCGTGGAGAACGAGGGGTGCGCGGCGTCCAGGCTGGCGGTGCCCGACTGCACGTCGAGGTCCTCGTAGGTGACGATCGTGTGCGTGCTGCGCACGTACTGCTCGCTGCCGGGGAACAGCTTGCTGGTGAGCTCGTGCGCCCCGGCGCCCGCCGGGCACGCGAAGTCCAGCGCCAGGCGCGCGTAGGGCACGCCGTCGCGCTGCTCGATCTCCACCCCGCCGTCACGGCTGGGCCGGCAGCGGGTGCCGTCGGCGCTGACGCCGAAGCGGCCGGTCACGTACGCGACGACCGTGTCGATGTGCTCGTCGAGCGCGGCCGCCTGGGCCTTCGGGTCGCCGCCGTCGAACGCGGCGGTGCCGTCCTCGAAGAGCGGGTCGTCGTGCTCGACGTCGGCGGCGGAGACGACCAGCAGGTCGTACTCGAGGGCCAGCTCGGTGCGCACGTGGTCGCGCGCTCCCTGCGTGGCGTCGACGTACACGACGGAGGTGAACCCGTGCGCGAACGCAGATGATGAGAAAATGAGAAACGCGCCCAGCGTGAGCGCGATTGTGAGAGCTCTATGTGAGAAGTGTTTGACCATGGCGTCACCGAGTCGGGGCGACGCATCGTCTCTGTCACACACCGGCCTACCTGTGAAGGGTGTGTGAACGACTCACTCACTCACTACGACGAGCCGCCAGGCTCTGCCGTGTGAGATCGCGCTCTGTGCTCGCCCTCGTGCTGACCGCCGCGCTCGTCGGCGGCTGCGGCGCGGCCGACGACTGGTCGCGGCCGCACGAGGCGCCGACCGCCGTCGGCGCGCTCGGCGCCGGGTTCGTCGACCCGGACGCGCCACCGGCGCCGGAGGCGACGATCACGCCGCGTCCCGGCTCGTGGAGCGCCGTCCACCCGTCACCGGGCTACCGCGTCGTGCTGCTCACGACCGGCGAGGACGCCCCGACCCGGACGCTCGAGGCGGCCGTCACCCGCTGGGCCGCGGACGAGGACGTGTCGTTGAAGACCGTCACCGCGTCCGAGCCGAGCGACTACATCGCGTCGACCGTGCG is a genomic window containing:
- a CDS encoding HupE/UreJ family protein; amino-acid sequence: MVKHFSHRALTIALTLGAFLIFSSSAFAHGFTSVVYVDATQGARDHVRTELALEYDLLVVSAADVEHDDPLFEDGTAAFDGGDPKAQAAALDEHIDTVVAYVTGRFGVSADGTRCRPSRDGGVEIEQRDGVPYARLALDFACPAGAGAHELTSKLFPGSEQYVRSTHTIVTYEDLDVQSGTASLDAAHPSFSTEQSRLEQYWAFFRLGAEHLYTGIDHILFLLALIAGSRRLRDIIAVATTFTVAHSVTFILAALGVVSAPASVIEPVIALSISVVAGMTLYRLWRPDDGAEGLDWQRLALVFVFGLVHGLGFASALGLDRAFSWSLLSSLLVFNLGIESVQIAIILAVFPALLLLRRRVPLAGLSATGAIATGVCAMGLLWFVQRVAGV